In the genome of Massilia sp. PAMC28688, one region contains:
- a CDS encoding YfcC family protein, with amino-acid sequence MKLRLPNTFVLLFLILAMIAAATWVVPGGQYNMVTIDGKARIDPNSFHYVASNPQGFVALMMAPIKGFVEAAQIIGFVLIVGGAFAVLQRTEAIDSMIKSVARAHTHSAFVRAAIIPVFVTMFSLGGATFGMSEEAIPFILIFVPLALALGYDSIVGVSIPFVGSQVGFAAAFLNPFNVGVAQGIAGVEVFSGMGYRIVCWAVATAITVGFLMWYAARVKANPTLSPTYALDQEKRKENVVGFDGFTGMTRTHGAVLMIFLGFMLAMVVGVVKYEWYINEIAALFLVMAIAVGVVGRLNTDEFVAAFIQGARDLVTTALVIALARGTMILARDAHIIDTMLHSLMPLVQSSSPVFAAQKMFAIQSVINFFIHSGTGQAALTMPIMAPLADLVGVTRQTAILAFQFGELTTPMIPTSGITVGVLALARIPWITWAKWMIPLQLMYLVMAMVLLVPPSLTGWQ; translated from the coding sequence ATGAAACTACGACTCCCCAACACCTTCGTCCTGCTGTTCCTGATCCTGGCCATGATCGCGGCCGCCACCTGGGTGGTGCCGGGCGGGCAGTACAACATGGTCACCATCGATGGCAAGGCGCGCATCGATCCCAATTCCTTCCATTACGTGGCGAGCAACCCGCAAGGCTTCGTGGCGCTGATGATGGCGCCTATCAAGGGCTTTGTGGAGGCGGCCCAGATCATCGGCTTCGTGCTCATTGTCGGCGGCGCCTTTGCGGTCTTGCAGCGCACCGAGGCGATCGACTCCATGATCAAGAGCGTGGCACGGGCGCACACCCATTCGGCCTTTGTGCGCGCGGCGATCATCCCTGTGTTCGTGACCATGTTCTCGCTTGGCGGGGCCACATTCGGCATGAGCGAGGAAGCCATTCCCTTCATCCTCATCTTCGTGCCGCTCGCCCTGGCGCTGGGGTACGACTCGATTGTGGGCGTGTCGATTCCCTTCGTCGGCTCGCAGGTGGGCTTTGCCGCCGCCTTTCTCAACCCCTTCAATGTCGGCGTGGCGCAAGGCATCGCCGGGGTGGAAGTGTTTTCCGGGATGGGCTACCGCATCGTGTGCTGGGCGGTGGCCACGGCCATCACGGTGGGATTTTTGATGTGGTATGCGGCGCGCGTGAAGGCCAATCCCACGCTCAGTCCCACCTATGCGCTGGACCAGGAAAAGCGCAAGGAGAACGTGGTCGGTTTTGACGGCTTTACCGGCATGACCCGCACCCACGGCGCGGTGCTGATGATCTTTTTGGGCTTCATGCTGGCGATGGTGGTGGGCGTGGTCAAGTACGAGTGGTACATCAACGAAATCGCAGCGCTGTTCCTGGTCATGGCCATTGCCGTCGGCGTGGTCGGGCGCCTCAACACCGACGAATTCGTGGCCGCCTTTATCCAGGGCGCGCGCGACCTGGTGACCACGGCGCTGGTCATCGCGCTGGCACGCGGCACCATGATCCTGGCGCGCGACGCCCACATCATCGACACCATGCTGCATTCGCTGATGCCGCTGGTGCAGTCATCGAGCCCCGTGTTCGCGGCGCAGAAAATGTTTGCGATCCAGTCGGTGATTAACTTCTTCATCCATTCCGGTACCGGCCAGGCAGCGCTGACCATGCCCATCATGGCGCCACTGGCGGACCTGGTGGGCGTGACACGCCAGACCGCCATCCTGGCATTTCAGTTCGGGGAGCTGACCACGCCCATGATTCCCACGTCCGGCATCACGGTCGGCGTGCTGGCGCTGGCGCGCATTCCATGGATTACCTGGGCCAAGTGGATGATTCCGCTGCAGCTCATGTACCTGGTGATGGCAATGGTGCTGCTGGTGCCGCCGAGCCTGACAGGCTGGCAGTAA
- a CDS encoding succinylglutamate desuccinylase/aspartoacylase family protein: protein MQSHNHPISIPEQSITSVLTSFHYGAPGTGKKVYIQAALHADEVPGMLVAQFLRSELAALEDAGKIRGEVVLVPAANPIGLAQAIHGAPFGRFDLASGTNFNRAYKHVAADLIVSLEGKLTGDAAHNVALIREHARASVANWHPRNDTEALKKTLLGLAIDADIVLDLHCDNEAAIHIYAGTPLAQAAMPLSSYLGSRALLLALEAGEEPFDEACSRLWWDLPAHFGPHYPIPPACMAVTVELRGEMDVNYDFAKRDARALLNYLAHEGVLDITPDPMPAPLCQPTPLEGVEPISAPHSGVLVFLRELGDEVKAGDAIADLIEPVNGKTTTLRAQVDGVFFARTAHRHLLRGMAVCKIAGPVAYRAGNLLSD from the coding sequence ATGCAATCACACAACCATCCCATCTCGATACCTGAGCAGAGCATCACCAGCGTGCTCACCAGCTTTCATTACGGCGCGCCCGGCACTGGCAAGAAGGTGTATATCCAGGCCGCGCTGCACGCCGACGAAGTGCCGGGCATGCTGGTGGCGCAGTTCCTGCGCAGCGAGCTGGCGGCGCTGGAAGACGCGGGCAAGATCCGCGGCGAGGTGGTGCTGGTCCCGGCGGCCAATCCGATCGGGCTGGCGCAAGCCATCCATGGCGCACCGTTCGGGCGCTTTGACCTCGCCTCTGGCACCAATTTCAACCGCGCCTACAAGCATGTGGCGGCAGACCTGATCGTTTCGCTCGAAGGCAAGCTCACTGGCGATGCGGCGCACAACGTGGCGCTGATCCGCGAACACGCGCGCGCCTCGGTGGCTAACTGGCATCCGCGCAACGACACCGAAGCACTCAAGAAAACCCTGCTCGGCCTGGCCATTGACGCCGACATCGTGCTCGACCTGCATTGCGATAACGAGGCGGCCATTCACATCTACGCCGGCACGCCGCTGGCGCAGGCGGCCATGCCACTGTCGTCCTACCTGGGGTCGCGCGCGCTGCTGCTGGCGCTGGAGGCGGGCGAAGAGCCGTTTGACGAAGCCTGCAGCCGCTTGTGGTGGGACCTGCCGGCCCACTTCGGGCCGCACTATCCGATTCCGCCTGCCTGCATGGCGGTGACGGTGGAGCTGCGCGGCGAGATGGATGTCAATTACGATTTCGCAAAGCGCGACGCGCGCGCCCTGCTCAACTACCTGGCGCACGAAGGCGTGCTCGATATCACGCCCGATCCAATGCCCGCGCCCCTGTGCCAGCCCACGCCCCTCGAAGGCGTGGAGCCGATCTCGGCCCCGCACAGCGGCGTGCTCGTATTTTTGCGCGAGCTGGGCGACGAAGTGAAGGCGGGCGACGCCATTGCCGACCTGATCGAACCTGTCAACGGCAAGACCACCACCCTGCGCGCCCAGGTCGATGGCGTGTTCTTCGCCCGCACCGCGCATCGCCACCTGCTGCGCGGGATGGCCGTTTGCAAAATCGCGGGGCCTGTGGCCTACCGCGCCGGAAACCTCCTGAGCGACTAA
- a CDS encoding MurR/RpiR family transcriptional regulator yields MKPNASSASQRDYASPEIAFAESALGRALLMVLSDGSASHRAIADYLLRNHVRVTALGIGELAESCGVSAATISRFARDIGFKNYSAMRNEVATTLQSVLQPVDKLRNNIGRKAGPMAPALESLDYAAANVKSCSQALDMRDLEHIVTALTRARAVYVLGFGLSSQLAGMLALHLQPFCQQVIEVAGQGGTEIAAGHLANITSRDVLVVISFPRYSADVIRLAQFAREREACVVSMTDSPASALAKIATYVLYAHSSHPVLPSSASAAIALIEALVVTLMVSNRDNVAKAARLTDAISAWLAGTDTDFSSTHDGKRRLPVRSKKQLRKPQE; encoded by the coding sequence ATGAAGCCAAACGCCTCTTCCGCCAGCCAACGCGATTATGCCTCGCCGGAGATCGCGTTTGCAGAGTCAGCGCTGGGACGCGCGCTGCTCATGGTGCTGTCGGACGGTTCCGCTTCCCATCGCGCCATCGCCGATTACCTGCTGCGCAACCATGTGCGCGTGACGGCGCTCGGCATCGGCGAGCTGGCAGAGAGCTGCGGCGTGTCGGCCGCCACCATCAGCCGCTTTGCCCGCGACATCGGCTTCAAGAACTATTCGGCCATGCGCAATGAAGTGGCCACCACGCTGCAGTCGGTCCTGCAGCCGGTGGACAAGCTGCGCAACAACATCGGGCGCAAGGCCGGTCCCATGGCGCCGGCACTGGAAAGCCTGGATTACGCGGCCGCCAACGTCAAGTCCTGCAGCCAGGCGCTCGACATGCGCGACCTGGAGCATATCGTGACTGCGCTGACGAGGGCGCGCGCCGTGTATGTGCTGGGCTTTGGACTGTCCTCGCAGCTGGCCGGCATGCTGGCGCTGCACCTGCAGCCATTTTGCCAGCAGGTGATTGAGGTGGCCGGGCAGGGCGGCACCGAGATCGCTGCCGGCCATTTGGCCAACATCACCTCGCGCGACGTGCTGGTCGTGATCTCCTTTCCGCGCTATTCGGCCGACGTGATCCGGCTGGCGCAGTTCGCGCGCGAACGTGAAGCGTGCGTGGTGTCGATGACCGATTCGCCCGCCTCGGCCCTGGCCAAGATCGCCACCTATGTCCTTTATGCGCACAGCAGCCACCCCGTGCTTCCCAGCAGCGCCAGCGCCGCCATTGCCCTGATCGAGGCGCTGGTGGTCACGCTCATGGTGTCAAACCGCGACAACGTGGCCAAGGCGGCGCGCCTGACCGACGCCATCTCGGCCTGGCTGGCCGGCACCGATACAGATTTCAGCAGCACCCACGACGGCAAGCGCCGCCTGCCAGTTCGATCCAAAAAGCAGTTAAGAAAACCACAGGAGTAA
- a CDS encoding TonB-dependent receptor — protein sequence MKQHYTQQPARSALAAALAAAFGMASQAAVAQETAPQPPAKIQRVEITGSSIKRLDNETALPVQVVRREDIEKSGVTTAAELLKNISANTAPLSDGASITDGTSGQRGFNGANLRGLGVSSTLVLLNGRRLANFASPGDNAGVDLNNIPAGAIQRVEILKDGASAIYGTDAIGGVINFITRKDYRGADLNLSVAGTQDGGAGKRTASISGGVGSLTTDRFNVFGVLDVQQLDALRSSQRSFIAERPLATTLPALMSSNTYPANIDISSSQRNALIAAGALPAGSTRNRINPSAPDCNPPATVYAPQGPGGPLGCSYDYMQDTELYPESRKIGFIGRATFQVNPDHQLFAELVQSQADSRYVLSPNPIRIRNLAVERLPAAYAGPLAAAGHTSVSGIRYRMTEAGNRTNEVESRAQRLVLGASGMVNGWDYDAGISRAENRAVDKYVDGYVLFDRFDAAVRDGTINPFGPSGQAGRDLINNIRVNDAARSSRGVSTAIDGKVSKSLMTLAGGDLALAVGAEARRETTSFTPSALLLSNNIAGDRASGAADLVATRDQRKVYSVFTELNAPLSKTLEVQLALRHDDYSEVGSTTNPKIGVRWQPMPTLLLRGSANTGFRAPSLADLNRPATFGSAASFLTDPECVSTGLDTIDGCTDQYPVERRSNPNLKPETSRQFALGAVWDVSKQLNLALDYWNIEKKDVISTLGEQIIVDSPQKYNGTYIQRDQDGYISNILLQKENQGRLKTSGIDVGFDYRTPAAPAGRFSINMSGTLVLKYDRQFGPLEPDRSNLGLFLNDQVIQKWRHRISFGYDRQGINVTLANQYSSSYVDQNTTYDPASNTLLPSRRVAAYSLWDLTGSYELSKSLKLRAGVLNVLDKAPPFSNQAYYFLAGYDPTYTDPRGRSAFASLNYSFR from the coding sequence ATGAAACAGCACTACACCCAGCAGCCAGCGCGGTCTGCTCTGGCCGCCGCATTGGCTGCCGCTTTTGGCATGGCTTCCCAGGCAGCAGTGGCGCAGGAGACAGCGCCGCAGCCACCGGCCAAGATCCAGCGCGTGGAGATCACCGGCTCGTCCATCAAGCGCCTTGATAACGAGACGGCGCTGCCGGTGCAGGTAGTGCGGCGCGAAGACATTGAAAAGAGCGGTGTTACCACGGCTGCCGAGCTGTTGAAGAACATCAGCGCCAACACGGCGCCCCTGTCCGATGGCGCCAGCATTACAGACGGTACCTCTGGCCAGCGCGGCTTCAACGGCGCCAACCTGCGCGGCCTTGGCGTGTCGTCCACCCTGGTGCTGCTCAATGGCCGGCGCCTGGCCAATTTCGCCTCCCCTGGCGACAATGCCGGCGTGGACCTGAACAACATCCCGGCCGGCGCCATCCAGCGCGTGGAAATCCTCAAGGACGGCGCTTCGGCCATTTATGGTACCGATGCCATCGGCGGTGTCATCAACTTCATCACCCGCAAGGATTACCGCGGCGCCGACCTCAATCTGTCGGTGGCCGGCACCCAGGATGGCGGCGCCGGCAAGCGCACCGCCAGCATCAGCGGCGGCGTGGGCAGCCTCACCACCGACCGCTTCAACGTGTTTGGCGTGCTTGATGTGCAGCAGCTCGACGCGCTGCGCTCGTCGCAGCGCAGCTTCATCGCCGAGCGCCCGCTGGCCACCACCCTGCCGGCCCTCATGTCGAGCAATACCTACCCGGCCAATATCGATATCTCCAGCAGCCAGCGCAATGCCCTCATTGCCGCCGGCGCCCTGCCGGCCGGCAGCACGCGCAACCGCATCAACCCGAGCGCGCCGGACTGCAATCCCCCGGCCACCGTCTATGCACCCCAGGGTCCCGGCGGCCCGCTGGGCTGCAGCTACGACTACATGCAAGATACCGAGCTCTATCCGGAGTCGCGCAAGATCGGCTTCATTGGCCGCGCCACGTTCCAGGTCAATCCGGATCACCAGCTGTTTGCTGAACTGGTGCAGTCGCAGGCTGACAGCCGCTATGTCCTCAGCCCCAATCCCATCCGTATCCGCAACCTGGCCGTCGAGCGCCTGCCTGCCGCATACGCAGGACCACTGGCCGCGGCCGGTCACACCTCGGTCAGTGGTATCCGCTACCGCATGACGGAGGCCGGCAACCGCACCAACGAAGTAGAAAGCCGCGCCCAGCGCCTGGTGCTCGGAGCCAGCGGCATGGTCAACGGCTGGGACTACGACGCCGGCATCAGCCGCGCCGAGAACCGGGCGGTGGACAAATATGTCGATGGCTACGTGCTGTTCGACCGCTTCGATGCCGCGGTGCGAGACGGCACCATCAACCCCTTCGGCCCGTCGGGCCAGGCGGGCAGGGACCTGATCAACAATATCAGGGTCAACGATGCGGCGCGCAGTTCCAGGGGCGTCTCGACGGCAATCGATGGCAAGGTATCGAAGTCGCTCATGACCCTGGCCGGTGGCGACCTGGCGCTGGCCGTGGGCGCCGAGGCGCGCCGCGAGACCACCAGCTTCACCCCGTCGGCGCTGCTGCTGTCCAATAATATCGCCGGTGACCGCGCCAGCGGTGCGGCCGACCTGGTGGCCACGCGCGACCAGCGCAAGGTGTATTCGGTGTTCACCGAACTCAATGCCCCACTGAGCAAGACACTGGAAGTGCAGCTGGCGCTGCGCCACGACGACTACAGCGAGGTCGGGTCCACCACCAATCCAAAGATTGGCGTGCGCTGGCAGCCAATGCCCACGCTGCTGCTGCGCGGCTCGGCCAACACGGGCTTTCGCGCGCCTTCGCTGGCAGACCTGAACCGTCCGGCCACCTTTGGCAGCGCCGCCAGCTTCCTGACCGATCCCGAATGCGTGAGCACGGGCCTGGACACGATCGACGGCTGCACCGACCAGTACCCGGTGGAGCGCCGCTCCAACCCCAATCTGAAACCGGAAACCTCGCGCCAGTTCGCGCTCGGCGCGGTGTGGGATGTCAGCAAGCAGCTCAACCTGGCGCTCGACTACTGGAACATCGAAAAGAAGGACGTCATCAGCACCCTGGGCGAGCAGATCATCGTCGACAGCCCGCAAAAGTACAACGGCACCTATATCCAGCGCGATCAGGATGGCTACATCAGCAACATCCTGCTGCAAAAGGAAAACCAGGGACGGCTCAAGACATCCGGCATCGATGTCGGCTTCGACTACCGCACGCCTGCCGCGCCGGCGGGCCGCTTCAGCATCAACATGAGTGGCACCCTGGTGCTAAAATATGACCGCCAGTTTGGCCCCCTGGAGCCGGACCGCAGCAATCTTGGCCTGTTCCTCAACGACCAGGTGATCCAGAAATGGCGCCACCGTATCAGCTTTGGCTACGACCGGCAGGGCATCAACGTCACCCTGGCCAATCAATATTCGTCATCGTATGTGGACCAGAACACGACGTACGACCCGGCCAGCAATACGCTGCTGCCATCGCGCCGGGTGGCTGCCTATTCGCTGTGGGACCTGACGGGAAGCTATGAACTGAGCAAGAGCCTGAAGCTGCGGGCGGGTGTGCTCAACGTCCTTGACAAGGCGCCCCCGTTCTCGAATCAGGCGTATTATTTTTTGGCCGGTTATGATCCCACGTACACCGACCCTCGCGGACGCAGTGCGTTTGCGAGCTTGAACTACTCATTCAGATAG
- a CDS encoding cyanophycinase, protein MFTLARRCAFVLLALATAGQGVAQVAQPAAVPAEAKVQPEIKAQEAPKPPAPAEVKDSRAAASAPKGTLVIIGGGLRGENEPVWERIVELAGGRGARIAVFGSASANPERAARLDAQRLNFYGADAFVVPVAVRLKGTDYRAAAEDKELAAKVASAAGAYFVGGDQARITQALRRPDGSSTLMLDSLWHMYRRGGVIAGTSAGAAIMSSTMFYNVRSVLSTLKRGVADGMEMAPGLGFIGDDVFVDQHLLVRGRFARMLPVMLAKGYKLGLGIDENTAMIVYPNREVEVIGYKGALLIDLRNASSVPGTFNVSNARLSYIDNGDRFNIGTHTFTPSPDKAGGKFDPSNPYYIGPLFTADVLGHTTIVDLMTKLIDSDQPDAIGIAFGSPRDLQADLGFEFRLSRVNDSVGYASAIADAYSVYNIRLDVKPIKIQQPFYQYR, encoded by the coding sequence ATGTTCACTTTGGCCCGCCGTTGTGCATTTGTTTTACTGGCGCTCGCCACGGCGGGGCAGGGCGTGGCCCAGGTCGCGCAGCCCGCCGCAGTACCGGCTGAGGCCAAGGTGCAGCCGGAAATCAAGGCCCAGGAAGCGCCCAAGCCGCCCGCGCCGGCCGAAGTCAAGGACAGCCGCGCAGCGGCCAGCGCGCCCAAGGGCACGCTGGTGATCATCGGGGGTGGCCTGCGGGGCGAGAATGAACCCGTGTGGGAACGCATCGTGGAGCTGGCGGGGGGCAGGGGCGCCCGCATCGCGGTATTCGGCTCGGCCTCGGCCAATCCGGAGCGGGCGGCCCGGCTGGATGCCCAGCGCCTCAACTTTTATGGCGCCGATGCGTTCGTGGTGCCGGTCGCGGTGCGCCTGAAGGGTACCGACTACCGGGCTGCCGCCGAAGACAAGGAGCTGGCCGCCAAGGTGGCCTCGGCAGCTGGAGCCTATTTTGTCGGCGGCGACCAGGCCCGCATCACCCAGGCCCTGCGCAGGCCTGACGGCAGCAGTACCCTCATGCTGGACTCGCTGTGGCATATGTACCGGCGCGGCGGCGTCATCGCCGGCACCAGTGCCGGTGCCGCCATCATGAGTTCGACCATGTTCTACAACGTGCGGTCGGTGCTGAGTACCCTCAAACGGGGCGTGGCCGACGGCATGGAGATGGCGCCGGGCCTGGGCTTCATTGGCGATGATGTTTTTGTCGACCAGCACCTGCTGGTGCGCGGCCGATTTGCGCGCATGCTGCCGGTAATGCTGGCCAAGGGTTACAAGCTTGGTCTCGGTATCGATGAAAACACGGCCATGATCGTGTATCCCAATCGGGAAGTGGAAGTCATTGGCTACAAGGGTGCGCTGCTGATCGACCTGCGGAACGCCTCCAGCGTGCCGGGCACCTTCAATGTCAGCAACGCCAGGCTCAGTTATATCGACAATGGCGACCGCTTCAACATCGGCACCCACACGTTCACGCCGTCCCCCGACAAGGCGGGCGGCAAGTTCGATCCGTCCAACCCTTATTACATCGGGCCGCTGTTTACGGCCGATGTGCTGGGACACACCACCATTGTCGACCTGATGACAAAACTGATCGACAGCGACCAGCCGGACGCCATTGGCATCGCCTTTGGCAGCCCGCGCGACCTGCAGGCCGATCTGGGATTCGAGTTCCGCCTGTCGCGCGTGAATGACAGCGTGGGTTACGCTTCCGCGATTGCTGACGCCTACTCCGTCTACAACATCCGGCTCGACGTCAAGCCCATCAAGATCCAGCAGCCGTTCTACCAATACCGGTAA
- a CDS encoding IgA Peptidase M64, with amino-acid sequence MSLLPFRLLAAALALLLSAAAGAQPPATVRVDYHHSGNALSDHYALERVVIEPLPWPGNLARNIDTTGRGQNMVEVVDAKTGDVIYSRGFSTIFGEWRTTEEAGKMNRGFQESVRFPKPAAPVKVRILKRDERNQFSVAWSVNIDTDAPEVVRKQEPAPARPIPIRVSGPSPGKVDLLVMGDGYTAADMKKFEADATRLANYLFTVSPFKERAGDFNVWGIAVPTQESGVSRPSTGVHRASALGTRYDIFGSERYVLTLDNRALREIAQHAPYEFIEILVNNETYGGGGIFGQFSTAAAGNDWANYLFVHEFGHHFAGLADEYYTSPVAYAPASGRMEPWEPNVTALRDPANLKWRHLVKAGTALPTPWPKAPYEEASRADQKRRAQLRADKRPEAEMSALFRQELDRTNQLFSSAPHRHEVGAFEGANYEAKGFYRPQMQCLMFDRSERFCKVCNAGVAEIIDLYSTGAR; translated from the coding sequence ATGTCATTACTGCCGTTCCGATTGCTGGCCGCCGCGCTGGCGCTCCTGTTGTCAGCTGCCGCCGGCGCCCAGCCGCCGGCCACCGTGCGCGTGGACTACCATCACAGCGGTAATGCGCTGTCGGATCACTACGCGCTGGAACGGGTGGTCATCGAACCGCTGCCTTGGCCGGGCAACCTGGCCAGGAATATCGATACCACCGGCCGCGGGCAAAACATGGTGGAGGTGGTGGACGCCAAAACGGGCGACGTAATCTATTCGCGCGGCTTTTCCACGATCTTTGGCGAATGGCGCACCACTGAGGAAGCGGGCAAGATGAACCGGGGCTTCCAGGAGTCGGTGCGCTTTCCCAAGCCTGCCGCGCCGGTCAAGGTGCGCATCCTCAAGCGCGACGAGCGCAATCAGTTTTCAGTGGCCTGGAGCGTCAACATCGACACCGACGCGCCCGAGGTGGTGCGCAAGCAGGAGCCGGCACCGGCCCGTCCCATTCCCATCCGTGTCAGCGGACCCTCGCCGGGCAAGGTGGACCTGCTGGTGATGGGGGACGGCTACACCGCCGCTGACATGAAAAAATTCGAGGCCGACGCCACCCGCCTGGCCAATTATCTGTTCACCGTCTCGCCTTTCAAGGAGCGGGCAGGCGACTTCAATGTGTGGGGCATCGCCGTGCCGACCCAGGAGTCTGGCGTGTCGCGTCCTTCCACCGGTGTGCACCGGGCGTCGGCACTGGGCACGCGCTACGACATTTTTGGCAGTGAGCGCTATGTGCTCACGCTCGACAACCGCGCCCTGCGCGAGATTGCCCAGCATGCGCCCTATGAATTCATCGAAATCCTCGTCAATAACGAGACCTACGGCGGCGGAGGCATCTTTGGCCAGTTCAGCACCGCCGCTGCCGGCAATGACTGGGCCAACTACCTGTTTGTCCATGAATTCGGCCACCATTTCGCCGGCCTGGCCGACGAGTACTACACTTCGCCGGTGGCATACGCGCCGGCCAGCGGGCGCATGGAGCCGTGGGAGCCGAACGTGACGGCCTTGCGCGATCCGGCCAATCTCAAATGGCGACACCTGGTCAAGGCTGGCACTGCCCTGCCCACGCCCTGGCCAAAGGCGCCTTACGAAGAAGCGTCGCGCGCCGATCAGAAGCGCCGCGCTCAACTGCGCGCGGACAAGCGCCCAGAAGCTGAAATGAGTGCGCTGTTCCGGCAGGAGCTCGATCGTACCAACCAGCTGTTTTCGAGCGCGCCGCACCGGCATGAGGTGGGGGCATTTGAAGGCGCCAATTATGAGGCCAAGGGTTTTTACCGGCCGCAGATGCAGTGCCTGATGTTTGACCGGAGTGAAAGATTCTGTAAAGTATGTAACGCCGGGGTGGCTGAAATCATCGATCTCTACAGTACAGGCGCTCGTTAA